The Candidatus Hydrogenedentota bacterium region AAAGGCGTGGCGACCAGTGCCGGTGTAGTTATTGCCCTAGCACCCGGCGCCGCCTTAGTCGCGGGCATCGTGTTTCTCGTTGCATTTTTAATCACGCGCATGGTGAGTGTCGGTTCCGTGAGTGCTTCTGCCGCTTTGGCAGTGTCCGTTTTCGTCTTTGATCTGCCTACGCCCACCCGGTTCTTCACCGCCTTTGTTGCCTTGTTGATCATCGTTCGCCACCAATCCAATTTGCGGCGTATTTGGCGCGGTGAAGAGCCCAAGCTGTCTTTCGCCTCAAAAAACAAAGCTGATGGATAAAGATCTTTCGAATAAAGCCGAAGGTGAATCAGGCGTGCCGGGTTCACAGACAGAGGATCGCTTTTTCCAACCGAGCCATTGGCTTATAGTGCTTTCTGTAGCGATCCTCTCCTTTACTTTATATTTCGTTACCCTCGCGCCTACGATCACCGGAGAGGACAGCGGCGAATTTGTCACGGCTGCGGCTCTACCGGGCATTCCCCATCCACCGGGCTATCCTTTGTATTGTATGGTGGGACATCTCTTCAGTAAATTGCCTTGGGGCGAAACTGCTTGGCGTGTGAATCTCATGTCCGCCGTCTTCGCATCGCTTGCTGTGGCGTTGCTCGCACTGACGATCATCGCGCTGACCCGAAGCAAGGAGGCGGCATTCTTTGCCGCCCTTGCCTTTGCTTGTTCACGAGATTTTTGGGGGCAGGCAGTGATAGCGGAAGTGTACACCATGAATCTTTTTTTTGTGGCACTCTGTTTCCTATTGCTGCTGTTGTGGTCAGAGGGACAGGGGAAGGGAACGCTCTATGCCTTTGCTTTTTTCCTGGGATTGGGCACCAGTCTGCACAACACCTTCCTGTTATTGATCCCGCCCTGTAGCCTCTTTGTTCTGTCCTATCAATGGACCGAGAGGGATCGAGAACAGCGTTTTTTTCAACAGTATTGGAAGACCTGGGGGGGCTGTGCTCTTCTTGCCGCCTGCGCATTGAGTGTCTATCTTTATCTGCCGCTGCGGTCACGGGCAAATCCCTTCTTGGACTGGGGCAATCCCGAAACGCTCAGCAATTTCCTTCGCCATCTCCGGCGCACACAATACGATTTTATGTTTTCCCAGTATCCGCGCAGTCTTGGGCGTTTTCTGAATCAGCTCCTCACCTACGGACGCTTTGGGCTGCTGCAATTTGGCTTACTCCCTGCCGTTATTGCTGTAGTAGGCATGGGGCTGCTCTTGCGCCGTCGTCTTCGCTACGCCGTGCTTTTGTTGAGCTCCGGTCTCTTGGTGATCTGCGGATTTTGTTTTTGGCAGAATTTTGAGCAGACCCGTGAGTGGCTCTGGGTCATGCGTGTTTTCGGTATTCCCGCCTATTACTCGAGCGCTATTGCATTGGGAGCTGCTCTCGCCTTTCTCGCACACAAAAAACGATTCAAATTCGTCACACTTCTTTTAGGTCTCTTTTGCATTGCCCTGCCCTTATACCTCAACTACAGGTTGAATGATAAATCAGGATATTATTGGGCACAAGATTACGGGGAAAATCTTCTTTACACAATGGAAGAAGACGCAATTTTTATTTCTGATTCTGATCACGCCAGTTTCAGTATCCTGTATTTGCAAGCAGTCTGTGGGCTGCGCCCTGACGTGATCAATTTGCGAAAGTACGGCTATTTGGAAGGCGATATCTTTGAAGCCTTACCCGATGCGCTTCGGGATCAGGTCGGTGAATTTCCCGCACGACGCCATGAGCCTGAACTTATTGTGTGGTTGGCGGAATATACGCAGCGCCCCCTATACCTGTCGAAACCAATCAAGCTTCCTGCAGAAAAGGGTTTGCGCTTTATGCCCTTCGGGCTTGTATTCCGACTGTTGAGACCGGGAGAGGAGGCGGCTCATCGGGAGTATGCGCCCGAATACCACTGGCGGAACGACTGGGAGAAAGACAGACGGGGCGACTATACGGCAGACACGATCCTTTATGAACTGGAGATGGCGAAGGCGCAGGAGTGCTTCCTAAAAGGGCGGGACAAGGCAGGAGATGACCCTGAGCAGGAGGGCTTTTATCGAGGCGCTTTGCAATATGTTGAAGCTGCCTTGAAAGCCTATGGACGGGATCCCGTCGTATTGAATAATGCCGGTATCCTCTGTGCCCGGTATAAGCTCTTTGTGCAAGCGGCCGCTTATTTTGAAGAGGCGTTGCAGGCCTTACCCCATTCCCAAAGCATTCAACAGAATCTTGACAAGGCTCAAGCAAGATTAACGACTGAAAAACCAGTCTCTCCAGTGTAATTCTAGAAAAATCAATTTTTAGAGAACTGCAGTTTAAAGGTCGAAATATAGCCGGTCAAAAAGAGGACGTCGCAGAGATCTTCGGTACAATAGTGCTGTTGAAACACCCGAAGGAATCCATAATGTCCCACCACCATGCGCTGGTTTCCAACTGGAACGTTGGGGAAGGAGCGCACTTTCGTCCACCCTGTCCATAAGAGAGAACCACCTCCGCATAGGCTTAATTATTTATTGTATTTTTTGTTTTTATGTATTAAAATACGTTTACACAATAAAGTGTTGTTATACATATAATTCTTTAAAATAAGATATATTGTGCTTCATAGGAAGGCTTCTTAAAATAATGTAACTATATTATCGACTGTCTCATAGTGCCTATTGTCGAGGATACTTAATGCAAAGCATCTGCCATAGGATTGACCGATTATACAGAAATTGGAATCAAGTCTGAAGTGAATCTGTCCTGCCTGGGAAAAAATCCCAGACGGACCAAACACGAAGGAGGTCTGTGGTCATGGATAAATTTCAAGTTGCGGATTTGAGTAAACAAGCCTTTACAGCAGCGTTTCTTGCCCTGTTTTTGTTGCTGACCGGGACGCCCGGCCATGCCGCCGTATTACGGGTAAACGGGGCATCCGCTGCTGATGCGCCCGATGGTTCTTCTTGGGCCAAAGCCTTCAAAACCATTCAGAGCGCCGTGGATGCAGCCGATACAAACGATGAAATCTGGGTGGCACAAGGCACCTATACCGGCACGACCGCTTCTGTGGTAGAT contains the following coding sequences:
- a CDS encoding acyl-phosphate glycerol 3-phosphate acyltransferase; the protein is KGVATSAGVVIALAPGAALVAGIVFLVAFLITRMVSVGSVSASAALAVSVFVFDLPTPTRFFTAFVALLIIVRHQSNLRRIWRGEEPKLSFASKNKADG
- a CDS encoding DUF2723 domain-containing protein, with the protein product MDKDLSNKAEGESGVPGSQTEDRFFQPSHWLIVLSVAILSFTLYFVTLAPTITGEDSGEFVTAAALPGIPHPPGYPLYCMVGHLFSKLPWGETAWRVNLMSAVFASLAVALLALTIIALTRSKEAAFFAALAFACSRDFWGQAVIAEVYTMNLFFVALCFLLLLLWSEGQGKGTLYAFAFFLGLGTSLHNTFLLLIPPCSLFVLSYQWTERDREQRFFQQYWKTWGGCALLAACALSVYLYLPLRSRANPFLDWGNPETLSNFLRHLRRTQYDFMFSQYPRSLGRFLNQLLTYGRFGLLQFGLLPAVIAVVGMGLLLRRRLRYAVLLLSSGLLVICGFCFWQNFEQTREWLWVMRVFGIPAYYSSAIALGAALAFLAHKKRFKFVTLLLGLFCIALPLYLNYRLNDKSGYYWAQDYGENLLYTMEEDAIFISDSDHASFSILYLQAVCGLRPDVINLRKYGYLEGDIFEALPDALRDQVGEFPARRHEPELIVWLAEYTQRPLYLSKPIKLPAEKGLRFMPFGLVFRLLRPGEEAAHREYAPEYHWRNDWEKDRRGDYTADTILYELEMAKAQECFLKGRDKAGDDPEQEGFYRGALQYVEAALKAYGRDPVVLNNAGILCARYKLFVQAAAYFEEALQALPHSQSIQQNLDKAQARLTTEKPVSPV